The Puntigrus tetrazona isolate hp1 chromosome 23, ASM1883169v1, whole genome shotgun sequence genome has a segment encoding these proteins:
- the mafba gene encoding transcription factor MafB — translation MPQRSSASRSETHPENCMRKEGEETQKSGFATLVNSLLKNGDTGMSADLAMGPELPTSPLALEYVNDFDLMKFEVKKEAMAGLDRSNIRQCNRLQPQGSVSSTPISTPCSSVPSSPSFSPTEQKNHLEDMYWLPSGAYPQQIDPQTLSLTPEDAVEALIGATAHGHPPPPHVQQQLQAGGFDGYRGAHHHHHGHAQQQQQQQHHHQQQQHQQQHQHQQYGAIPHHPDDMPGHHHHHHHHHHSQDPDSPSPTSPGSHQQLHHRHHHHHHHPGQQGHHGAGGGLNVEDRFSDEQLVSMSVRELNRHLRGFTKDEVIRLKQKRRTLKNRGYAQSCRFKRVQQKHVLENEKTQLINQVEQLKQEINRLARERDAYKLKCEKLSGANGFREAGSTSDNPSSPEFFM, via the coding sequence ATGCCCCAGCGCTCGAGCGCGTCGCGTTCGGAGACCCATCCAGAAAACTGCATGCGCAAAGAGGGGGAAGAAACGCAAAAGTCGGGTTTCGCGACGCTGGTTAACTCTTTGCTGAAGAACGGGGACACAGGGATGAGCGCTGATCTCGCCATGGGGCCCGAGCTGCCCACCAGCCCGCTCGCGTTGGAATACGTCAATGACTTTGATTTGATGAAATTCGAAGTGAAGAAAGAGGCCATGGCGGGGCTCGACCGCTCCAACATACGGCAGTGCAATCGCCTCCAGCCGCAGGGCTCCGTGTCCTCCACTCCGATCAGCACCCCGTGCAGCTCGGTGCCGTCCTCCCCGAGCTTCAGCCCCACGGAGCAGAAGAACCATCTGGAGGACATGTACTGGCTGCCCAGCGGCGCGTATCCGCAGCAGATCGATCCGCAGACGCTAAGCCTGACGCCCGAAGACGCGGTGGAGGCTCTGATCGGTGCCACGGCGCACGGCCATCCTCCGCCCCCTCATGTGCAGCAGCAGTTGCAAGCGGGAGGCTTTGATGGATACCGGGGAGCGCACCATCACCACCACGGCCACgcgcaacagcagcagcagcagcagcaccaccaccaacaacaacaacaccaacAGCAGCACCAACACCAACAATACGGCGCGATCCCCCATCACCCCGATGACATGCCGGGccaccaccatcaccaccaccaccaccaccacagcCAGGACCCCGACAGCCCCTCTCCTACCTCGCCCGGGTCCCACCAGCAGCTCCACCACcgtcaccaccaccaccaccaccaccccgGCCAGCAGGGTCACCACGGCGCGGGGGGCGGCCTGAACGTGGAGGACCGCTTCTCCGACGAGCAGCTGGTCTCCATGTCCGTGCGCGAGCTCAACCGACACCTGCGGGGCTTCACCAAGGACGAGGTGATCCGCCTGAAGCAGAAGCGCCGGACCCTGAAGAACCGGGGCTACGCGCAGTCGTGCCGCTTCAAGCGCGTGCAGCAGAAGCACGTGCTGGAGAACGAGAAGACGCAGCTCATCAACCAGGTGGAGCAGCTCAAGCAAGAGATCAACCGGCTGGCCCGAGAGAGAGACGCCTACAAACTCAAGTGCGAGAAACTGAGCGGAGCGAACGGGTTCCGCGAGGCAGGATCCACCAGCGACAACCCGTCCTCTCCAGAGTTCTtcatgtga